One Paraglaciecola mesophila genomic region harbors:
- a CDS encoding choice-of-anchor H family protein, translating to MKISIVHSVLFSAILCISAQASESSWSAKSTDSQGDNTLSSSTKSSSTVKSNLPEGPQVSAKATRQSQVARKVDVRPAARDVSQDYWVYDAYVTLHTDSDYDGFYHHFSLDFDIDSIYAHSEVYARLYLGVDETFREYHTTSDFYIEGDSTHDQITVETELLSGFYPDDYEFLIEVYDAYSNELVAVYDGYNDADLYLVSIESQDKEVIYVEPDVVVIEANGGSMGWLALLLLPILLVRLVNTSFIK from the coding sequence ATGAAAATATCAATTGTTCACAGTGTCTTATTTAGCGCAATACTATGCATATCAGCTCAGGCTAGTGAATCATCTTGGTCAGCAAAATCGACTGATTCTCAAGGGGACAACACATTGTCCTCCTCTACAAAGTCCTCATCAACAGTAAAAAGCAATTTACCAGAGGGGCCACAAGTTTCTGCTAAGGCTACTCGTCAATCGCAAGTGGCAAGGAAGGTCGATGTTCGTCCTGCTGCTCGGGACGTTAGCCAAGATTATTGGGTATATGACGCCTATGTCACATTGCATACAGACAGTGACTATGACGGGTTTTATCACCACTTCAGTCTCGATTTCGATATTGATTCGATTTATGCCCATAGCGAAGTGTATGCAAGATTGTACCTTGGTGTAGATGAAACATTTCGTGAATACCACACCACTTCAGATTTTTACATTGAGGGAGACAGCACGCACGACCAAATAACAGTTGAAACGGAGTTGCTAAGTGGGTTTTATCCTGATGACTATGAGTTTTTAATTGAAGTTTACGATGCTTACTCAAATGAACTTGTCGCCGTGTATGACGGCTACAACGATGCTGATTTATACCTAGTGAGTATCGAAAGCCAAGATAAAGAAGTGATTTATGTTGAACCTGATGTTGTGGTGATCGAGGCTAACGGTGGCAGTATGGGATGGCTGGCTTTATTATTGTTACCTATTCTGCTGGTGCGCCTAGTGAATACCAGTTTCATCAAATAA
- a CDS encoding DUF4124 domain-containing protein encodes MKRCIVGFLLCTWTLLTLADDTVYKVISADGSVVYTDIPSKQAVPVTLPTGSVMVSKGVTKKPITPSSADKARKEINIKLLVTSPKPEQTIRDNNGQVTIQATLDPQVQGEYTLHLNDQRVSQNSGVFKLQQLDRGAYTFYIEFALKSGKILASTPKQTFYLHQASALNRPN; translated from the coding sequence ATGAAGAGATGTATTGTTGGTTTTTTACTGTGCACTTGGACTTTACTTACCCTAGCAGATGACACGGTGTATAAAGTTATCTCAGCAGATGGTAGCGTCGTTTATACTGATATACCTAGTAAGCAGGCCGTTCCAGTGACGTTGCCGACTGGCTCCGTAATGGTTTCAAAAGGTGTTACTAAAAAGCCGATTACACCCTCATCTGCGGATAAAGCACGGAAAGAAATTAACATAAAACTACTAGTTACTTCCCCTAAACCCGAACAAACCATTCGCGATAACAATGGCCAAGTGACCATTCAAGCAACCCTTGACCCACAAGTTCAAGGCGAATACACACTGCACTTAAATGATCAGCGTGTTTCTCAAAATAGCGGCGTATTTAAACTACAACAGTTAGATCGTGGTGCGTACACCTTCTATATCGAATTTGCCCTCAAGTCGGGCAAGATACTTGCATCTACCCCTAAGCAAACCTTTTATTTGCACCAAGCATCAGCGTTGAATCGCCCTAACTAG
- a CDS encoding HD-GYP domain-containing protein, whose protein sequence is MQQFTHEDLDEDILTDLLEEINELYEASEQTLIELEIKPTDKELQRALFRSIHTIKGDLGLVNFTPMIPLLQHVEDLLDYLRKGQIEYTSNMSDLVLLSMDRVKIFVESCIQNGKAEYDAGLFNLLILQISKISPSNGAEHEKILSEAVLLLDPSLDVRAFINSESAENHRPPPSNLATTGIPKHLTEQKRGDILFFRELMKPIEKRSSYWLGRGDRIAKLAAYVNKVAGMPIDEDQLAVACYMHDFGMAFMPIEILHKNGRMTESEFNLMRSHVYKSARLLEHLDHWNEARKIVMQHHERMDGSGYPLGLKEVDICDGAKLLGILDTFNAITHTRAHTTQAVHPKKRAVIEINRIKEGQFCPKWLGMFNRAMAVLLTK, encoded by the coding sequence ATGCAACAGTTTACTCATGAAGATCTGGATGAAGACATCCTTACAGACTTACTCGAAGAAATTAATGAACTCTATGAAGCCAGTGAGCAAACCCTAATAGAGCTAGAGATAAAACCAACCGATAAAGAGCTTCAGCGCGCTTTGTTTCGCTCTATTCACACGATAAAAGGTGATTTAGGCTTGGTTAACTTCACACCTATGATCCCGCTTTTACAGCATGTAGAAGACCTCCTAGATTACCTTCGAAAAGGGCAAATAGAATACACCAGCAATATGAGTGATCTTGTGTTGTTAAGCATGGACAGGGTCAAAATATTTGTTGAAAGCTGCATTCAAAATGGCAAAGCAGAATACGATGCAGGTCTGTTTAACTTGCTGATTTTACAGATTTCTAAAATTAGTCCATCAAATGGGGCTGAACATGAGAAAATATTATCGGAAGCCGTGTTGCTATTGGATCCTAGCTTGGATGTGCGCGCTTTTATCAATAGCGAAAGTGCGGAAAATCACCGGCCTCCCCCATCTAATCTAGCCACTACAGGTATTCCTAAACACTTAACTGAGCAGAAGCGTGGCGACATTTTGTTTTTCCGAGAGTTAATGAAACCGATAGAAAAACGCTCGTCCTATTGGCTAGGTCGCGGTGATCGTATTGCAAAATTAGCGGCTTATGTAAATAAAGTCGCTGGTATGCCTATTGATGAAGATCAACTCGCGGTAGCCTGTTACATGCATGATTTCGGGATGGCATTTATGCCAATAGAAATCCTCCATAAAAATGGCCGAATGACAGAGTCTGAATTCAATTTAATGCGTTCTCATGTGTATAAAAGTGCTCGTTTATTAGAGCATTTAGATCACTGGAATGAAGCGCGTAAAATTGTAATGCAGCACCATGAGCGAATGGATGGCAGTGGCTACCCTCTAGGATTAAAAGAAGTCGATATTTGCGATGGAGCAAAACTACTGGGGATTTTAGATACATTTAACGCCATTACCCACACACGGGCGCACACAACCCAAGCGGTACACCCTAAGAAACGCGCCGTTATAGAAATAAATCGGATTAAAGAGGGTCAGTTTTGCCCCAAATGGTTAGGTATGTTTAATCGCGCAATGGCAGTATTGTTAACCAAGTAA
- the glnG gene encoding nitrogen regulation protein NR(I): MSTEPVWIVDDDSSIRWVLQKALQAASIPCFSFENPEDLLLQLQTDQPPEVIVSDIRMPQMDGMALLEEVHKRYPNIPVIIMTAHSDLDSAVNAYQSGAFEYLPKPFDIEEAVGLVRRALIHVREQAKSNQRPILATATEIIGEAPAMQEVFRAVGRLSRSSISVLINGQSGTGKELVAQALHRHSPRAKQTFIALNMAAIPADLIESELFGHEKGAFTGAQNARQGRFEQADGGTLFLDEIGDMPLDVQTRLLRVLADGQFYRVGGHNPVTVDVRIIAATHQNLEQRVADGKFREDLFHRLNVIRIHIPRLTERREDVPLLAAHFLQKAGAELGVEVKSLSKETKKILMQLPWPGNVRQLENVCRWLTVMASGQEVLPHDLPPEIHELPLSKESEEASGDWQTILASWADEQLQSGRNNILDEAMLVFERVLLERALFHTHGHKQDAAKRLGWGRNTLTRKLKELNM, from the coding sequence ATGAGCACAGAACCGGTTTGGATAGTTGATGACGATAGTTCTATTCGTTGGGTTTTACAAAAGGCACTGCAAGCAGCCAGTATACCCTGTTTCAGCTTCGAGAATCCTGAAGACTTACTATTGCAATTGCAGACAGATCAACCTCCCGAGGTGATTGTGTCTGATATTCGCATGCCGCAAATGGACGGTATGGCGTTACTCGAAGAAGTGCATAAGCGCTATCCGAATATTCCTGTGATTATTATGACTGCTCATTCTGATTTAGACAGTGCAGTAAATGCATATCAAAGCGGCGCGTTTGAATATTTGCCTAAACCGTTTGATATAGAAGAAGCCGTAGGGCTCGTACGCAGAGCGTTAATACACGTTCGTGAGCAAGCTAAAAGTAATCAGAGACCTATTTTAGCAACCGCCACTGAGATCATCGGCGAAGCGCCGGCAATGCAAGAAGTGTTTAGAGCGGTAGGGCGCTTATCACGCTCTAGTATTAGTGTGTTAATTAATGGTCAATCTGGCACGGGTAAAGAGCTTGTTGCTCAAGCGCTACATCGCCATAGCCCGCGAGCAAAACAAACCTTCATTGCACTAAATATGGCGGCGATCCCTGCTGATTTAATTGAATCTGAATTATTCGGTCATGAAAAAGGTGCCTTTACAGGCGCTCAAAATGCTCGACAAGGGCGGTTTGAACAAGCGGATGGTGGAACGTTATTCCTTGATGAGATCGGGGATATGCCGCTCGACGTACAAACTCGCTTATTGCGTGTGCTGGCTGATGGCCAGTTTTACCGCGTGGGTGGCCATAACCCAGTGACGGTGGACGTACGTATTATTGCTGCTACTCATCAGAACTTAGAACAAAGAGTGGCGGATGGTAAGTTTAGGGAAGACTTATTTCATCGTTTGAATGTTATTCGTATCCATATTCCTCGGTTAACGGAACGAAGAGAAGATGTTCCCCTGCTGGCAGCCCATTTCTTACAGAAGGCTGGCGCTGAATTAGGGGTTGAAGTAAAAAGCTTGAGTAAGGAAACCAAGAAGATTTTGATGCAATTACCTTGGCCAGGAAACGTGCGTCAGCTGGAAAACGTCTGTCGCTGGTTAACAGTTATGGCGAGTGGCCAAGAAGTTTTACCCCATGATTTACCGCCTGAAATTCACGAACTTCCGCTGAGTAAAGAGAGTGAAGAAGCATCCGGTGATTGGCAAACCATACTTGCTTCTTGGGCTGACGAGCAGCTCCAATCAGGGCGTAATAATATTTTAGACGAAGCCATGTTGGTATTTGAACGTGTTTTACTAGAACGCGCGCTTTTTCACACTCATGGTCATAAACAAGATGCTGCAAAAAGATTGGGGTGGGGGCGCAATACACTGACGCGTAAACTGAAAGAATTGAACATGTAA
- the glnL gene encoding nitrogen regulation protein NR(II), translating to MPFKMKTDTLLDNLSTAIILLDEELVIVEANHAAQAMFERSLNLLIDCSIKQFIADASLDFIRFTQGMQHGEGYSDGDVQISFTDGRHTHADVTVTCLHTADGVTLLIEMRLIEQQKKISQETQQWAQQQAARELIRGLAHEIKNPLGGIRGAAQLLEKELPSADLQEFTTMIIEQSDRLRNLVDRLLGPNSRPNFQSHNVHRVLEKVITLVQLDLSHDIVIERDYDPSIPESIIDQDMVQQAVLNIMRNSVQALMESGQTDGKINVVTRIERQVTVHGERHPLVMRISLVDNGPGIPSELKDTLFYPMVTGKKEGTGLGLSIAQTLIDHHKGKIDVESWSGHTEFTLYIPINRKELNS from the coding sequence ATGCCGTTTAAAATGAAAACTGACACTTTATTGGATAACTTGTCCACTGCCATTATCTTATTGGACGAAGAATTGGTTATTGTTGAAGCGAACCATGCAGCTCAAGCAATGTTTGAGCGCAGCCTAAATTTATTGATAGATTGTTCAATCAAGCAATTTATTGCTGATGCGAGTTTAGACTTCATTCGTTTTACCCAAGGAATGCAACATGGGGAAGGATATTCAGACGGCGATGTACAAATCAGCTTTACCGATGGACGGCATACGCATGCCGATGTCACCGTTACATGCTTGCACACCGCTGATGGCGTCACCTTGTTAATTGAAATGCGCTTAATCGAACAGCAAAAGAAAATTAGTCAAGAAACACAGCAGTGGGCTCAACAACAAGCCGCTCGTGAATTGATACGTGGACTTGCTCATGAAATTAAGAATCCCTTAGGGGGGATTCGCGGCGCAGCGCAGTTACTTGAGAAAGAACTGCCTTCAGCAGACCTGCAAGAATTTACCACTATGATCATCGAGCAATCTGACCGCTTACGCAATTTAGTCGATCGCTTGTTAGGGCCTAATTCTCGTCCAAACTTTCAAAGTCATAACGTGCACCGAGTATTAGAGAAGGTTATCACGCTTGTACAGCTCGATCTTAGTCACGATATTGTGATCGAACGTGATTACGACCCTAGTATTCCTGAAAGCATCATAGATCAGGATATGGTTCAGCAAGCCGTATTAAATATTATGCGCAATAGCGTGCAAGCGTTAATGGAAAGCGGACAAACTGATGGAAAAATCAACGTGGTTACCCGTATTGAGCGACAGGTGACCGTGCACGGCGAGCGACACCCGCTCGTGATGAGAATCAGCTTAGTCGATAACGGCCCTGGTATCCCTAGCGAATTAAAAGATACTTTATTCTACCCCATGGTAACAGGCAAAAAAGAGGGTACGGGGCTAGGTTTATCAATCGCTCAAACACTAATAGATCATCATAAAGGCAAGATCGACGTTGAAAGTTGGTCAGGTCACACAGAATTCACTTTATATATTCCTATTAACAGGAAGGAACTTAATTCATGA
- a CDS encoding 1-acylglycerol-3-phosphate O-acyltransferase has translation MLALLRIVSIFFYFLFINLLLVLICVFRPFHRDNVYLAGKLYSSTCWLLGLKIDLRIAPEAQRNGPYVFIANHQNSFDIFTICAAALKGTVTVGKKSLKWIPIFGQVYWLSGNIMIDRKNSGRALDTLKNTVRKMQKRKLSVWFFPEGTRSYGRGLLPFKSGAIRIAKIAKRPIVIVAASNLENKIKLNRWDNGTLIIDVGEPIDLSGERTVKEWTEHFHTLMAEKIAQLDSEVAAGNR, from the coding sequence GTGTTAGCTTTGCTTCGGATTGTCAGTATTTTCTTTTACTTCCTTTTTATCAACCTGTTACTGGTGTTAATTTGTGTTTTTCGCCCCTTTCATAGAGATAACGTTTACCTAGCAGGCAAGTTGTACAGTTCTACGTGTTGGTTGCTGGGACTTAAAATCGACTTACGTATTGCCCCTGAAGCTCAACGTAATGGCCCCTATGTATTTATCGCGAACCACCAAAATAGTTTCGATATTTTTACTATTTGCGCTGCGGCTTTAAAGGGCACGGTGACTGTGGGGAAAAAGAGCCTGAAATGGATCCCAATTTTTGGTCAAGTTTATTGGCTGTCAGGGAATATTATGATCGATAGAAAGAACTCTGGCAGAGCGTTAGATACGTTAAAAAACACAGTGAGAAAAATGCAAAAGCGCAAGCTGTCGGTATGGTTTTTTCCTGAAGGAACAAGAAGCTACGGCCGCGGGCTATTGCCTTTTAAATCCGGCGCGATACGCATCGCTAAAATAGCCAAAAGACCGATAGTGATTGTAGCGGCAAGTAATTTAGAGAATAAAATAAAGCTCAACCGGTGGGACAACGGGACCTTGATCATTGATGTCGGTGAGCCAATTGATTTAAGCGGCGAGCGAACGGTTAAAGAATGGACTGAACATTTTCATACATTGATGGCGGAAAAAATAGCACAATTAGACAGTGAAGTTGCCGCAGGCAACAGATAA
- a CDS encoding ExeM/NucH family extracellular endonuclease, translated as MKLKYPALLALLSASAAQAGELVITGVFDGPLTGGVPKGIELFVTQDIADLSTCGVGSANNGGGTDNQEFTFPARAATAGTYIYLASESPQFTAFFGFEPTYTDNAANINGDDAIELFCDGTVVDVFGDINVDGNGEPWEYLDGWAYRNADTGPDGSTFALGNWTFSGANAFDGQSDNTTASTPFPLKSFAEEVDGGDTGGGSGGETDPTAPCFNCPQLEPIADSSTFDSESYYAPVTAEVNANSSATTIKSAITDVISQGHKNLSYSEVWTALTHTDEDPNNSNNVILWYKGTSIAKSSNGSGSQNSDPDNWNREHSWAKSHGFPNESQEAYTDIHHLRPTDISVNSSRGNLDFDNSDNALAEAPSNRVDGDSFEPRDAVKGDVARMMFYMDTRYEGLGDSTPDLVLVDRLTASGDAELGRLCRLVEWHYADPVDAAEQLRNDTIYEYQGNRNPYIDHPEWVDILYQTPACGTDGGDTGGGDTGGGDTGGDTGGSATAGDIVISGVIDGPLTGGTPKAIEFFVRNDIADLSTCGFGSANNGGGTDGQEYTFSGSASAGDFIYIASEDSNFEAYFGFAPTGTSGAASINGDDAIELFCGDEVVDVFGDINVDGNGEPWEYLDGWAYRIASTGPDGSTFTLGNWVFSGANALDGATSNGTAASQFPIGSYTSKEVLLISGVFDGPLSGGTPKAIEFYAVTDIQDLSVFGFGSANNGGGSDGQEFTFSGSASAGEYFYVATETVGFNTYFGFEPTYVSNAAGINGDDAIELFHDGEVVDVFGDINVDGTGQPWDYLDGWAYRVADTGPDGSTFVLANWTFSGTNALDGSSDNATVSTPFPLASFAGGGNGSGDNGGGDGETPLLGMCADPATLISAIQGTTDISPVVGETHIIEGVVTASFPNLSGYFVQEEDGDQDADSATSEGIFVYSPSLALPEVGSLVRVIGDVAEAFNKTQLVASEINPACGTGSVTATPMTLPFDSVDAMEALEGMLVTSSDALTVTDTFSLGRFGEVLLSNGRRFVPTNLFAAGSPEAVALAEQNELNQITLDDGVNGQNPEVVVYPAGGLSASNPLRSGDTVTALTGVMDFSFSLYRIIPVEQPTIVASNPRTDAPDLELGNLKVASLNVLNYFNTLDVSPNVCGPSNLECRGADSEVEFERQRAKTLAALLAMDADIVGLMEVENNGFGADSAVGDLVSGLNDVLGANTYAAVDAGSSIGTDAITVALIYKPAVVSAIGEPAILDSSNSISDEDGPLFLDTKNRPALNQKFALVANNEELVVSVNHFKSKGSSCGAGDDDTTTGQGNCNLTRTRAAEALTTFLSQQFTDTPTLIIGDLNAYAMEDPILEILDQGYTNLANKFGGDEAYSYSFGGEFGYLDHALASAALVDKVVDTTEWHINADEPIVFDYNVEFKSDQQIIDYYAPDAYRMSDHDPVVISLLLESDVEVVEGDYDGDGDVDKLDIQALLADIRSGSASNMAFDFNGDGQLTIRDALLMYRKCTRSRCATN; from the coding sequence ATGAAATTAAAATATCCAGCACTGCTGGCGCTTTTAAGTGCGTCCGCAGCGCAAGCAGGGGAGCTTGTTATAACGGGGGTTTTTGATGGCCCGCTAACGGGTGGGGTACCTAAAGGCATCGAATTATTCGTGACCCAAGATATTGCCGACTTAAGCACATGCGGTGTAGGTTCGGCTAATAATGGCGGCGGCACCGATAATCAAGAATTCACTTTCCCCGCTAGAGCAGCAACCGCAGGCACTTATATTTACCTCGCGTCTGAATCACCTCAATTCACCGCTTTTTTCGGTTTTGAACCGACGTACACAGATAATGCCGCCAACATCAATGGCGATGATGCCATAGAGCTTTTCTGCGATGGCACCGTGGTAGACGTATTCGGTGATATAAACGTTGATGGAAATGGCGAACCCTGGGAATACCTAGACGGTTGGGCATATCGAAATGCCGATACTGGTCCTGACGGCAGCACCTTTGCATTAGGCAACTGGACATTTAGCGGTGCCAATGCATTTGATGGCCAAAGCGATAACACCACAGCATCCACCCCTTTTCCGTTAAAGTCGTTTGCTGAAGAAGTAGACGGTGGTGATACGGGTGGCGGTTCAGGTGGCGAAACCGACCCAACAGCACCATGCTTTAACTGCCCACAACTTGAGCCAATCGCTGACTCAAGTACTTTTGATAGTGAAAGCTACTATGCACCAGTGACAGCTGAAGTAAATGCAAACTCCTCGGCGACAACGATTAAAAGTGCGATTACAGATGTTATCTCTCAAGGGCATAAAAATCTGTCTTATAGCGAAGTGTGGACTGCACTGACTCACACAGATGAAGATCCTAACAACTCCAATAACGTTATCCTTTGGTACAAAGGAACATCAATTGCCAAATCAAGTAACGGCAGTGGCAGCCAGAACAGTGATCCTGATAATTGGAATCGTGAACACAGTTGGGCGAAAAGCCACGGGTTCCCGAATGAATCTCAAGAAGCATACACAGATATTCATCATTTACGTCCTACCGATATCTCGGTTAACTCATCTCGTGGCAACTTAGATTTTGACAACAGTGACAATGCATTAGCTGAAGCACCTAGTAATCGCGTAGATGGAGATTCTTTCGAGCCGCGTGATGCCGTTAAAGGTGATGTCGCGCGTATGATGTTCTACATGGACACCCGTTACGAAGGTTTAGGTGACTCGACACCAGATCTTGTTTTAGTGGATCGTTTGACTGCAAGCGGTGACGCTGAGTTGGGACGTTTATGTCGCTTAGTTGAGTGGCACTATGCAGATCCGGTAGATGCTGCAGAGCAACTACGTAACGATACTATTTATGAGTATCAAGGCAATCGCAACCCTTATATCGATCATCCTGAATGGGTTGATATTTTATATCAAACCCCAGCGTGTGGTACCGATGGCGGTGATACAGGCGGTGGTGACACTGGAGGTGGCGATACAGGTGGTGACACTGGTGGCTCCGCCACAGCGGGCGATATCGTCATTTCAGGTGTGATTGACGGGCCTTTGACCGGTGGTACACCTAAAGCGATTGAATTTTTCGTGCGCAACGATATCGCAGATTTAAGCACATGCGGTTTCGGGTCAGCTAACAACGGTGGTGGCACTGATGGCCAGGAATATACGTTCTCTGGTTCTGCATCAGCCGGAGATTTTATCTACATCGCGTCTGAAGACAGTAATTTCGAAGCTTATTTTGGCTTTGCACCTACAGGTACATCTGGCGCTGCATCAATAAACGGTGATGATGCCATTGAGTTATTCTGTGGTGATGAAGTCGTCGATGTGTTCGGTGATATTAACGTCGATGGCAATGGTGAACCATGGGAATACCTAGATGGTTGGGCATATCGCATTGCTAGTACAGGACCTGACGGTTCAACCTTTACACTTGGTAATTGGGTGTTCAGTGGCGCCAATGCATTGGATGGCGCAACAAGCAATGGGACGGCTGCTAGTCAGTTCCCAATCGGTTCATACACCAGTAAAGAAGTCCTTTTAATATCTGGCGTATTTGACGGCCCTCTATCGGGTGGAACGCCAAAAGCGATTGAGTTCTATGCGGTAACCGATATACAAGATTTAAGCGTATTTGGTTTTGGTTCTGCAAATAACGGTGGTGGATCAGACGGGCAAGAATTTACGTTCTCTGGTTCAGCTTCTGCTGGTGAATATTTTTATGTCGCTACCGAGACAGTAGGTTTCAATACCTATTTTGGGTTTGAGCCAACTTACGTTTCGAACGCCGCAGGTATCAACGGTGATGACGCCATTGAATTGTTCCACGACGGTGAAGTAGTTGACGTATTCGGAGATATCAATGTCGACGGAACTGGCCAGCCTTGGGACTACTTAGATGGTTGGGCATATCGGGTTGCTGATACAGGCCCTGATGGCAGTACCTTTGTATTAGCGAACTGGACGTTTAGTGGCACTAATGCACTTGATGGCTCTAGCGACAATGCGACTGTGTCTACTCCTTTCCCACTTGCAAGTTTTGCCGGTGGTGGTAACGGAAGTGGCGATAATGGCGGTGGTGATGGCGAAACGCCTTTACTGGGTATGTGTGCCGATCCTGCTACCTTAATCAGCGCGATCCAAGGGACAACGGATATTTCGCCAGTTGTGGGTGAAACCCATATCATTGAAGGTGTCGTAACCGCTAGCTTCCCAAATCTTAGTGGCTACTTTGTACAAGAAGAAGATGGCGACCAAGATGCAGACAGTGCAACATCTGAAGGTATTTTTGTTTACAGCCCATCACTGGCTTTACCTGAAGTCGGAAGCCTAGTACGTGTGATTGGTGACGTTGCAGAAGCATTTAATAAGACTCAGCTTGTTGCTTCTGAGATCAATCCAGCTTGTGGTACTGGCTCTGTCACCGCGACTCCAATGACTCTACCTTTTGATTCTGTTGACGCAATGGAAGCACTAGAAGGTATGTTAGTCACCAGCTCTGATGCGTTAACCGTGACGGATACCTTTAGCTTAGGGCGATTTGGTGAAGTGTTGTTGTCAAACGGTCGTCGATTTGTACCGACTAACCTCTTCGCCGCGGGCAGCCCTGAAGCCGTCGCGTTAGCAGAGCAAAATGAGCTTAATCAGATTACGTTAGATGACGGCGTCAATGGTCAAAACCCTGAGGTAGTGGTTTATCCTGCTGGTGGTTTGTCAGCCAGTAACCCGCTTCGCAGTGGAGATACGGTGACGGCATTGACTGGCGTAATGGACTTTAGCTTTAGTCTGTATCGTATTATTCCAGTTGAGCAACCGACGATTGTTGCTAGTAATCCAAGAACTGACGCACCTGATCTTGAGTTAGGTAACCTCAAGGTGGCAAGCTTGAACGTATTGAATTACTTCAACACGCTAGATGTTAGCCCGAATGTGTGTGGCCCATCTAATCTAGAATGTCGTGGTGCTGATAGCGAAGTAGAGTTCGAGCGTCAACGTGCTAAAACCTTAGCTGCTTTACTTGCTATGGACGCCGATATCGTAGGTTTGATGGAAGTCGAGAATAACGGATTTGGTGCAGACAGCGCAGTGGGAGATTTGGTTTCTGGTTTAAACGATGTATTGGGTGCTAACACGTATGCAGCAGTTGATGCGGGTAGCTCAATCGGTACGGATGCGATAACCGTTGCGTTGATTTACAAGCCTGCAGTTGTTTCTGCCATTGGTGAACCGGCCATTTTGGATAGTAGCAATTCAATTTCTGATGAGGACGGCCCGTTATTCTTAGACACTAAGAATCGTCCTGCGTTAAATCAAAAGTTTGCTTTAGTGGCAAACAACGAAGAGCTGGTTGTTAGCGTAAATCATTTCAAATCTAAAGGGTCAAGTTGTGGCGCTGGCGATGATGATACGACGACAGGGCAAGGTAACTGTAACCTGACTCGTACTAGAGCTGCTGAAGCCTTAACGACTTTCTTGTCACAGCAGTTCACTGACACGCCAACGTTAATTATTGGTGATTTGAATGCCTATGCAATGGAAGATCCTATTCTTGAGATTTTAGACCAAGGCTATACCAATCTTGCCAATAAATTTGGTGGCGATGAAGCATACTCGTACTCATTTGGTGGTGAATTTGGTTATCTCGACCATGCACTAGCTAGCGCAGCACTAGTAGATAAGGTCGTTGATACCACTGAATGGCACATCAATGCTGATGAACCCATCGTATTTGATTACAACGTTGAGTTTAAATCTGATCAACAGATAATCGACTACTATGCGCCTGATGCCTATCGCATGTCTGATCACGACCCAGTTGTTATTTCACTGCTACTGGAGTCAGACGTTGAAGTGGTCGAGGGTGACTATGACGGTGACGGTGATGTGGATAAACTTGATATACAAGCCTTGCTTGCCGATATTCGCAGCGGTTCTGCATCTAACATGGCCTTTGACTTTAACGGAGACGGCCAATTGACAATACGAGATGCTTTATTGATGTATCGTAAGTGTACTCGTTCACGTTGTGCTACGAACTAA
- the rraB gene encoding ribonuclease E inhibitor RraB: MSTDEQAEWFEFNQETVEALIEDGSDSTKPHTIEYHFAGENFDVLEKAAVDAFKAGFEVGDAEELMLDDGGTIFCFDAVVERLLDVELINADTVKLLAIAQKQKVHFDGWGTYFIES, translated from the coding sequence ATGAGTACAGACGAACAAGCAGAATGGTTTGAGTTTAATCAAGAGACAGTAGAAGCTTTGATTGAAGATGGCAGTGACAGTACTAAGCCACACACAATTGAATATCACTTTGCTGGTGAAAATTTTGATGTTCTGGAAAAAGCCGCGGTGGACGCTTTCAAAGCGGGGTTTGAGGTGGGAGATGCTGAAGAGTTAATGCTTGATGATGGGGGCACTATTTTCTGCTTTGACGCGGTTGTTGAGCGTTTATTGGATGTAGAGTTAATCAACGCTGATACCGTTAAGTTGTTAGCGATTGCGCAAAAGCAAAAGGTCCATTTTGACGGATGGGGTACTTACTTTATTGAGTCTTAG